Within Runella rosea, the genomic segment GTTTGGGTTTTCGTAAAGAGATTACTGAACGAGGGAGGAAAGGTTACACTGTGGGAATAGAAAAATAATAAACTGAAGGAAGTAAAATGTAAAGATGTTGGTATACAGTGGTTTATAACCGTATTTTTTTCTGAAATATAAATAAAAATACCCGCTCTCGAAAATAATACGAAAGCGGGTAATCAATGGTATGTGAGTGATTAAGCCTAAATTTTTCGCTTACTACTTTATTTTCTAACTTTTAACCCAATCCCTCTAAAATTCGCTTCAATACTGCTTGCGCTGACCACACACGGTTGCCAGCTTGTTCTATTACGATAGATTGTTCACTATCAAGGACTTCGTCGGTTACTTTCATGTTGCGTCTTACGGGCAAGCAGTGCATGAATTTGCCGTTATTGGTCAATTCCATTTTCTGTTTTGTAATCATCCACGACGCGTCTCTTGTAAGCACTTGACCGTAGTTTTGGTACGAAGACCAGTTTTTGGCGTAAATAAAATCAGCGCCTGCAAAGGCTTCGTCTTGATTGTAAATCACTTTGGCGTTGCCCACGTAGTCGGGAGACAATTCGTAGCCTTCTGGGTGTGTTACTACGAATTCTACATCGCGGCGGTTCATCCATTCACAAAACGAATTGGCGACGGCCTGCGGCAATGCTTTAAAATGCGGGGCCCATGTCAAAACAACTTTAGGGCGGGCTGTAGTTTTGTATTCTTCGATGGTGATGCAATCGGCCAACGATTGCAAAGGATGTCGCGTGGCCGATTCCAAGTTGACGATGGGTACTCCGGCGTATTTTTTAAACTGCGTCATGACCGTTTCGGCATAGTCTTTTTCGCGGTCCTGTAAGCCCGCAAATGCCCGTACGGCCAAAATGTCGCAGTATTTTCCCATCACTGCTGCCGCTTCTTTGACGTGCTCTGCGTTGTTGCCGTCCATTACTACGCCTTCTTCCAATTCCAATCCCCAGCTGTCTTGTCCTACATTGAGCGCCATGGTGTTCATGCCCAGATTTTGGGCCGCGCGCTGGGTGCTTAGGCGCGTCCGGAGACTTTGGTTGAAAAACAATAAACCGATGGTTTTGTGTTTACCCAAGTGTTCAAACGCAAAAGGAGATTGTTTGTGCCGAAGGCCTTCCTGCACAAGGGCATCAATGTCGGTGACATCGTGAACGGAAATGAAATGTTGCATCGTTAAAGAATGAAGGTGGAGCGCCGAAGCGTTGGTGTTACGTTGAAACAAAATTGCAAAATTGTTTCAATACCGACCTATTTTAAAACGATACCTATAAAAAAAGGGGAATTGAAAGTCATATTAACTTTCAATTCCCCTTTTTTGTGGAAATATGATATTGATATTAAATTCCTACGGCTTTTTTGAATTCGTCGTCGGTGGGTTTGATTTTAGACGCAAAGAAGTGGGTCAGTTTGCCGTTTTCGTCTACTACATATTTACAAAAGTTCCACGACGGGGCTTTGTCATTCCAGCCATTAAGTGATTTGGTCGACAACCAGCGGTACAACGGGTGTTGATTTTCGCCAGTTACGTCGATTTTAGAGAACATTTGGAAGGTAACTCCGTAATTTTTTTGACAAAAAGTGGCAATTTCCGAATTAGAGCCAGACTCCTGCGACCCGAAGTTGTTGGCAGGAAAACCCAGTACCACGACTTTGTCGCCGTATTGCTCATGGAATTTTTGCCAGTCTGCGTACTGAGGAGTGTATCCGCAGGCAGAGGCTACGTTGAGCAACACGATTTTTTTACCTTTGTATTTACTCAGTGAAATGTCTTCGTTGCCCATCAGGGCTTTCATTTTGTAATCGTACACAGAAGCAGTCGGTTTAATGTTTTCGGTGTTGGTTTTAACTTCTTTTTTATCGGCAAAAAGGCCCGTAATGAGTGATAAAAGCATAACAAAAAGTAATTTAATAGTTGCCATCGTTTACATGGTTTTGGGTGAGTAGTACAACGTTATAACCAACTGTTAGGAAAGATTGTTCAGATAATCGAAGGATATATTCCGCAGAAATCAAAATGCGTCCAGTATCTCTTGGTACGAAATCAAAAAGATAGCCGCTACTGCCAGAACCAAGCCCAATTTGTTGAGTGGCTGGAGGGTTTCTCTAAATAAAATCCACGCCAAAAAGGCCGACATCAGCATACTCAGGACATTATAAATGGGAAAAACAAAAGCCGCGCTATTGCCAAAATCACTCAAGGCCCCCAAAAGAAAATAGAAAGACAAAAAGTTGGGAATGCCCAGAATTAATCCTCCCACAATACTTCGTAGGCTTACTTTTTCGTTGGCTGTTAGTACCTTAAAAATCAAAAAAACGGTGCCTACCAAAATCGCTCCTGTGCAAGCCAGCGCGGTGAAAAGGGCCGATTGCTCAGGACGATAAAAAGTGGCGCTGACGTAGTTGATAAGCGTGTTGTTGGTGCCACTTCCCAAAAACAATAACACTGGCAGAAACAACACCCAGCCCGTTTTGGTTGAATGATTGCTACCTTCTTTTTTAATGGTGCTAAACGCCAATGCCAACAGGGCCACGAATAGGCCCATGTAATTTAGGAACGTAAAGTCTTTGTTGTTGTTTTTAAAGACAAACAGCCCAAACAAAACGGGAATGACAAGCGACATATTTCCCGCCAATGACGCAGCTGTTACTCCCACTTTGGTAGTGGTAAAACCAATAAGCACAAATACGATGACGAACATTGTGCCGAGCGCCAGCGTTAGCAAAGTAGGGGTGGAGGTCCAATTAGCACTGAAATAGTGGCTAGGGTCGGGCATCAACGCGAGTCCCATTGCTACGCAGGTATAATAATTGAAAATGACCGCGTGGAGAGGGTTGACGCGGTATTTTGTAAATGACCGCATAATCAAGTACAGAGAAACTGTAAAAACAACAGCAAGAATAAAATTGATCATCGGAAGTAAAGTGAATAGTTGAGGGCGCGCGAGTTGGTATTAAAGGTGCGATTTTAACGAAAACGTTCATCGAAACAAAAACAGTCCGTAATATTGCACTCTCAAAATCTGAACACCAAAGCAGTATGCAATTAGATAGAACACTGGCACCTGATTTTCGTACCATTGAAACGGTACAGTTTCCTACTCCCCAATCGGTGGTGCTGGACAATGGCCAACCGCTTTACGTCATCAATGTCGGCGAACAACCCGTGGTTCGTTTGGAAGTGTTGTTTGAAGCAGGAACTTGGCACGAACAAGTTGAAGGAGCATCGTTTTTTACGGTAAAGATGCTT encodes:
- a CDS encoding N-acetylornithine carbamoyltransferase, with amino-acid sequence MQHFISVHDVTDIDALVQEGLRHKQSPFAFEHLGKHKTIGLLFFNQSLRTRLSTQRAAQNLGMNTMALNVGQDSWGLELEEGVVMDGNNAEHVKEAAAVMGKYCDILAVRAFAGLQDREKDYAETVMTQFKKYAGVPIVNLESATRHPLQSLADCITIEEYKTTARPKVVLTWAPHFKALPQAVANSFCEWMNRRDVEFVVTHPEGYELSPDYVGNAKVIYNQDEAFAGADFIYAKNWSSYQNYGQVLTRDASWMITKQKMELTNNGKFMHCLPVRRNMKVTDEVLDSEQSIVIEQAGNRVWSAQAVLKRILEGLG
- a CDS encoding glutathione peroxidase; the encoded protein is MATIKLLFVMLLSLITGLFADKKEVKTNTENIKPTASVYDYKMKALMGNEDISLSKYKGKKIVLLNVASACGYTPQYADWQKFHEQYGDKVVVLGFPANNFGSQESGSNSEIATFCQKNYGVTFQMFSKIDVTGENQHPLYRWLSTKSLNGWNDKAPSWNFCKYVVDENGKLTHFFASKIKPTDDEFKKAVGI